From Hirundo rustica isolate bHirRus1 chromosome 1, bHirRus1.pri.v3, whole genome shotgun sequence, a single genomic window includes:
- the LOC120762349 gene encoding uncharacterized protein LOC120762349 isoform X1, translated as MEAMGENPGEARREIQERVVGELETQGEDLSGSLLRQVPADPALLPGPCWILHVSQGFSSLLWKRPAFPSWTASGTFLRNAQVNLKVVSVSHEILQHKEYPEGTWHCVSSSRGVPREENPPFAGVERDLCTEFHPGQLSNKQQSQEGEETRISRFVSKAGGAGREVPQGGRRDSADKRCLCSHPTAARWEHLQELLQHPPPGSVSPLAGGVGSAAKPWEPGWSQAVPKAQDRDTFLLSRHRRGDPGSPKGCEDKSKAVWAFRGDSSRSFSRTEGVQGKEGAAQAGSGAHRDLGLSRASQAALESRMGSFKGNTHSNRGRRAAAAPQPNPHSAHLPREDPSVGWRGNAEADTSRVPTALLPGIRSSGASPAGDSPAFHRLVPFPPRSPQPLPARIRGAEPRQRLRPRPLLLSHRGMPPNAHTAASRAPAASRHVPASGICSPAPLARPCLWNLLSSPSGTSQVLESSPVLLAHPWNLVFSSPGTSLPLESALQLP; from the exons ATGGAAGCCATGGGAGAAAATCCAGGAGAAGCAAGAAGAGAGATCCAGGAAAGAGTGGTGGGAGAGCTGGAAACCCAGGGAGAG GACCTCAGTGGTTCCCTGCTGAGACAAGTTCCTGCTGACCCAGCTTTGCTGCCAGGTCCCTGCTGGATTCTGCACGTTTCCCAGGGATTCTCCAGTCTCCTTTGGAAAAGGCCTGCATTTCCCTCATGGACAGCCAGTGGCACTTTTCTTCGCAATGCTCAAGTGAATTTGAAAG ttGTGTCAGTCTCCCATGAAATCCTCCAGCACAAAGAATACCCCGAG GGCACTTGGCATTGTGTCAGCAGCAGCCGAGGTGTCCCGAGAGAAGAAAACCCTCCTTTTGCTGGGGTGGAACGGGATTTGTGCACTGAATTCCATCCCGGACAGCTCAGCAATAAGCAACAATCACAGGAG GGAGAGGAAACGAGGATTTCACGTTTCGTTTccaaggctggaggagccgGGAGGGAAGTGCCACAGGGAGGGAGACGCGACAGCGCAGACAAAAGGTGTCTCTGCTCGCATCCCACTGCAGCCAGGTGGGAACACCTCCAGGAACTCCTCCAGCACCCCCCCCCGGGCTCGGTGAGCCCCTTGGCCGGCGGGGTGGGCTCTGCAGCCAAGCCCTGGGAGccaggatggagccaggctgtccccaaggcacaggacagggacacattccTGCTCTCCCGGCACCGGAGAGGGGATCCCGGCTCCCCGAAAGGCTGCGAGGACAAAAGCAAAGCGGTTTGGGCTTTTAGAGGCGATTCCAGCCGCAGCTTTTCCAGGACTGAAGGGGTCCAAGGGAAAGAAGGGGCGGCACAAGCGGGGTCCGGGGCACACCGGGACCTCGGGCTGTCCCGAGCCTCGCAAGCAGCACTGGAGAGCAGGATGGGGAGTTTTAAAGGTAACACGCACTCAAATCGGGGCAGAAGAGCGGCCGCAGCCCCTCAGCCAAACCCTCACTCAGCCCATCTTCCCCGCGAGGATCCATCTGTGGGATGGCGAGGGAACGCCGAGGCAGACACCTCTCGTGTTCCCACAGCTCTTCTCCCGGGAATCCGCAGCTCAGGGGCTTCCCCGGCCGGCGACAGCCCCGCTTTCCACAGGCTTGTCCCCTTCCCCCCTCGATCCCCGCAGCCGCTCCCGGCGAGGATCCGAGGAGCGGAGCCCCGGCAGCGCCTCCGGCCCCGTCCGCTGCTTTTATCGCATCGTGGGATGCCCCCTAATGCTCACACCGCAGCATCCCGGGCTCCAGCGGCATCTCGGCACGTCCCTGCCTCGGGAAtctgctctccagctcccctggcacGTCCCTGCCTCTGGAATCTGCTCTCCAGTCCCTCTGGTACATCCCAGGTTCT
- the LOC120762349 gene encoding uncharacterized protein LOC120762349 isoform X2, whose product MKSSSTKNTPRALGIVSAAAEVSREKKTLLLLGWNGICALNSIPDSSAISNNHRRGLTGSSVDTYGSHMAPLGNSSTKNTGNRQGADGREGAPVLTAQPSLPSLGNKSWDVGRNIFGRTRGVLRDAAGFWSPSHQGEETRISRFVSKAGGAGREVPQGGRRDSADKRCLCSHPTAARWEHLQELLQHPPPGSVSPLAGGVGSAAKPWEPGWSQAVPKAQDRDTFLLSRHRRGDPGSPKGCEDKSKAVWAFRGDSSRSFSRTEGVQGKEGAAQAGSGAHRDLGLSRASQAALESRMGSFKGNTHSNRGRRAAAAPQPNPHSAHLPREDPSVGWRGNAEADTSRVPTALLPGIRSSGASPAGDSPAFHRLVPFPPRSPQPLPARIRGAEPRQRLRPRPLLLSHRGMPPNAHTAASRAPAASRHVPASGICSPAPLARPCLWNLLSSPSGTSQVLESSPVLLAHPWNLVFSSPGTSLPLESALQLP is encoded by the exons ATGAAATCCTCCAGCACAAAGAATACCCCGAG GGCACTTGGCATTGTGTCAGCAGCAGCCGAGGTGTCCCGAGAGAAGAAAACCCTCCTTTTGCTGGGGTGGAACGGGATTTGTGCACTGAATTCCATCCCGGACAGCTCAGCAATAAGCAACAATCACAGGAG GGGCCTCACTGGAAGCAGCGTGGATACCTATGGATCCCATATGGCTCCTCTGGGAAACAGCTCCACGAAAAATACTGGAAATAGGCAGGGAGCAGATGGGAGGGAAGGGGCACCAGTTCTAACAGCACAACCCTCGCTGCCTTCACTCGGTAACAAGTCCTGGGACGTGGGAAGGAATATATTCGGAAGGACGAGAGGTGTTTTGAGAGATGCAGCTGGGTTCTGGTCCCCTTCCCACCAGGGAGAGGAAACGAGGATTTCACGTTTCGTTTccaaggctggaggagccgGGAGGGAAGTGCCACAGGGAGGGAGACGCGACAGCGCAGACAAAAGGTGTCTCTGCTCGCATCCCACTGCAGCCAGGTGGGAACACCTCCAGGAACTCCTCCAGCACCCCCCCCCGGGCTCGGTGAGCCCCTTGGCCGGCGGGGTGGGCTCTGCAGCCAAGCCCTGGGAGccaggatggagccaggctgtccccaaggcacaggacagggacacattccTGCTCTCCCGGCACCGGAGAGGGGATCCCGGCTCCCCGAAAGGCTGCGAGGACAAAAGCAAAGCGGTTTGGGCTTTTAGAGGCGATTCCAGCCGCAGCTTTTCCAGGACTGAAGGGGTCCAAGGGAAAGAAGGGGCGGCACAAGCGGGGTCCGGGGCACACCGGGACCTCGGGCTGTCCCGAGCCTCGCAAGCAGCACTGGAGAGCAGGATGGGGAGTTTTAAAGGTAACACGCACTCAAATCGGGGCAGAAGAGCGGCCGCAGCCCCTCAGCCAAACCCTCACTCAGCCCATCTTCCCCGCGAGGATCCATCTGTGGGATGGCGAGGGAACGCCGAGGCAGACACCTCTCGTGTTCCCACAGCTCTTCTCCCGGGAATCCGCAGCTCAGGGGCTTCCCCGGCCGGCGACAGCCCCGCTTTCCACAGGCTTGTCCCCTTCCCCCCTCGATCCCCGCAGCCGCTCCCGGCGAGGATCCGAGGAGCGGAGCCCCGGCAGCGCCTCCGGCCCCGTCCGCTGCTTTTATCGCATCGTGGGATGCCCCCTAATGCTCACACCGCAGCATCCCGGGCTCCAGCGGCATCTCGGCACGTCCCTGCCTCGGGAAtctgctctccagctcccctggcacGTCCCTGCCTCTGGAATCTGCTCTCCAGTCCCTCTGGTACATCCCAGGTTCT
- the LOC120762349 gene encoding uncharacterized protein LOC120762349 isoform X3: MAPLGNSSTKNTGNRQGADGREGAPVLTAQPSLPSLGNKSWDVGRNIFGRTRGVLRDAAGFWSPSHQGEETRISRFVSKAGGAGREVPQGGRRDSADKRCLCSHPTAARWEHLQELLQHPPPGSVSPLAGGVGSAAKPWEPGWSQAVPKAQDRDTFLLSRHRRGDPGSPKGCEDKSKAVWAFRGDSSRSFSRTEGVQGKEGAAQAGSGAHRDLGLSRASQAALESRMGSFKGNTHSNRGRRAAAAPQPNPHSAHLPREDPSVGWRGNAEADTSRVPTALLPGIRSSGASPAGDSPAFHRLVPFPPRSPQPLPARIRGAEPRQRLRPRPLLLSHRGMPPNAHTAASRAPAASRHVPASGICSPAPLARPCLWNLLSSPSGTSQVLESSPVLLAHPWNLVFSSPGTSLPLESALQLP, from the coding sequence ATGGCTCCTCTGGGAAACAGCTCCACGAAAAATACTGGAAATAGGCAGGGAGCAGATGGGAGGGAAGGGGCACCAGTTCTAACAGCACAACCCTCGCTGCCTTCACTCGGTAACAAGTCCTGGGACGTGGGAAGGAATATATTCGGAAGGACGAGAGGTGTTTTGAGAGATGCAGCTGGGTTCTGGTCCCCTTCCCACCAGGGAGAGGAAACGAGGATTTCACGTTTCGTTTccaaggctggaggagccgGGAGGGAAGTGCCACAGGGAGGGAGACGCGACAGCGCAGACAAAAGGTGTCTCTGCTCGCATCCCACTGCAGCCAGGTGGGAACACCTCCAGGAACTCCTCCAGCACCCCCCCCCGGGCTCGGTGAGCCCCTTGGCCGGCGGGGTGGGCTCTGCAGCCAAGCCCTGGGAGccaggatggagccaggctgtccccaaggcacaggacagggacacattccTGCTCTCCCGGCACCGGAGAGGGGATCCCGGCTCCCCGAAAGGCTGCGAGGACAAAAGCAAAGCGGTTTGGGCTTTTAGAGGCGATTCCAGCCGCAGCTTTTCCAGGACTGAAGGGGTCCAAGGGAAAGAAGGGGCGGCACAAGCGGGGTCCGGGGCACACCGGGACCTCGGGCTGTCCCGAGCCTCGCAAGCAGCACTGGAGAGCAGGATGGGGAGTTTTAAAGGTAACACGCACTCAAATCGGGGCAGAAGAGCGGCCGCAGCCCCTCAGCCAAACCCTCACTCAGCCCATCTTCCCCGCGAGGATCCATCTGTGGGATGGCGAGGGAACGCCGAGGCAGACACCTCTCGTGTTCCCACAGCTCTTCTCCCGGGAATCCGCAGCTCAGGGGCTTCCCCGGCCGGCGACAGCCCCGCTTTCCACAGGCTTGTCCCCTTCCCCCCTCGATCCCCGCAGCCGCTCCCGGCGAGGATCCGAGGAGCGGAGCCCCGGCAGCGCCTCCGGCCCCGTCCGCTGCTTTTATCGCATCGTGGGATGCCCCCTAATGCTCACACCGCAGCATCCCGGGCTCCAGCGGCATCTCGGCACGTCCCTGCCTCGGGAAtctgctctccagctcccctggcacGTCCCTGCCTCTGGAATCTGCTCTCCAGTCCCTCTGGTACATCCCAGGTTCT